A stretch of DNA from Arachis hypogaea cultivar Tifrunner chromosome 19, arahy.Tifrunner.gnm2.J5K5, whole genome shotgun sequence:
tctcccataaggacgatatcatcggcaaaaagcatgcaccatggcacaggctcttggatgtgctctgtgagtacttccaagactaatgtgaaaaggtatggatttaaggatgatccctagtgtaatcctataccaatagggaattcctctgtcacaccaccttgagtcttcacactagttgtggccccatcatacatgtctttaattgtccgagtatatgcgatccttactctcctcttttctaaaatcttccataagacctcccttggtaccctatcatacgctttttccaaatcaataaacaccatatgtagatcccttttattactacgatacctctccatcatccttcttaataggtatatcgcttcagtggtagatctgcctggcataaatccaaattggttctctgttacttgtgtctcttttctcaacctccgttctatcaccctttcccacaacttcatagtatgactcataagcttaatccctctatagtttccgcaactttatatatcccccttattcttgtagataggtaccaaagtgctctttctccactcatcaggcatcttctttgaccttaaaatctcattaaaaagcatggttaaccagttgatgcctttttctccaagacccttccaaacctcaatcgggatattatcaggtcctactgccctgccatttttcatctgctttagagcctcttttacctcgaagtcttgaatccttcgatagtagtcaaagttttgatcttcttcccttgtgcataatcgaccaactCGGAAGAGTCTtttgtccctcattaaataactcgtagaagtagctcttccacctttcattaatcttctcctcttgagccaacacctctccatccttatcctttatgcacttaacctgatccaaatctctcgttcttctttcccggctctttgcgattctatatatacctttttctccttctttcgtgcccaaagactggtagagaccctcatatgctcttgttcttgcttcacttacagccacttttgtctctttcttagccgccttatatttttcccaattatctgcattgcggcataaagatcactctttaaagcattccctttttatctttatcttttcttgtatactcgcattccaccaccaggactccttgtctcttggtcctattcctttagattcaccaaaactttcttttgctgttcttctaataacttctgccatctccctccacatctcttccgcgcttccatttccatcccactttgcctcttctcctacccgtcttaggaagcttctttgttcctcacatttcatccgccaccacctcgtccttgggttcttcgtatgatgtatTTTCCTTAACTTTTGCTcgacgcgaaaatccatgacgagcaccctatgttgtgttgtcaaactctctcccgggataattttacagttaatgcaaaatttccggtcgactctcctcaacaagaagaagtcaatttgagagcttgtcatgccactcttatagatTATAAGATgctcgtctctctttttaaaacatgtatttgcgatgagaagatcaaaggttgaggaaaagtccaaaatagttttaccctcggcattgatcaccccgaaaccatggcctccgtgaatactcccatatccagtcacttctctcccaacatggccatttaaatctcctcctaagaaaatcttatctcccaaaggtatgccttgaaccaaactctctagatcctcccaaaaccttatcttgtgttgttcgtccgaacccacttgcggcgctaatcacatggaaagcacctccctccaccacaagtttgatagagatgatccgatctcccaccctcttgacatccactacgttcttcttccactgcttatccacaattattccaaccccattcctattcttcacctttcttgtataccaaagtttgaaaccagaagtatccaactccctagcctttgcaccaacccatttcgtttcttgtaggcacataatgttaatcttcctccttgtcatggtgtccaccacctccatggactttcctgttagagtgcctatgttccatgtcccaaatctcaaccttctgtcgcttcgacctttaccttttactttgtgaactagcttatttaccctcatctgttcacgaaaacgcgagaatccttgctcatttaacactacatccgggcaccgatgcagcggctcttgctttgacaccgtactcgagccatacggcgcgttgcttctgggcaacgacctagctttagcgcaatgatgtctttgattcatgtcatggggttcggctatatttttatgttggttgccgaagacctaacacaaccctcctcctttatccgggcttgggaccggctatgtaccgcaagtatAACATAggcggatttttttttttattaatatgtatgaaattcgaaatgattgaattttatatttatttttaaaaaatgtgataTTTTTTGCGAGTAAAATagggtttaaaattttaaaatgcgaATAAAATTATGATCGAGAGATTCTTAATtcgcaaaaaaattttaataaaaattttaaaaattttaacctaCGAATAGAATTAGAATAGAGTCTAAATTCTAGACTATCCTATCCATTACTAACCCAATGCGTGTGTGAATACTTTCCTACAAGATCAAAAGAAGAAATCTTTCAAAACTTGCACGCTAATTAATGTTCATCCGAGAGAATGACAATATAAGTAGGAAGTAATAACTGATGAAAATGAGATTGGGTGAAAAAATGACAAAAGGATAACGCTGAATGATGAGTTAATACGGAGCACATGATGACTCATTGACTCATCCTTCAATGGAGTAGGTAACATAGCTTTTATAACTCTCTTCGATTCTTTCTATATGGCAGTATGCATTTAATTCACACTTTGGATTGCTACCTGCGAAATGTGGATAGATACACCtactattgcttttctttttccttataaatttattaattatttcttaTACCAAAGATTCTGCTGGTTCAATTCATAATTATTTCACTGCAGAATATGTAATTAGTATTATAGTGTActgatatattgatattttaataatttttaattatttattttagttataaaaatatataatatatataattgagattaataattaaaatttattaaaatactgatatattagtatatttaaattttttttaaaagttaaaacggCCAAAATACCAAATGTTCTACTGCCACACtacaaattttttatgttaaaatttcttttttttttcaaattatttatctACATAtcattattttactataagttaaAGTGATATTTTTAGTTATTCTGGCGTGCTGACTAAGAATTCATCAACATCTTATAAGAATAAATTTTACAAACGGTGACAAATTAGCTATTTTAGTTGTAAGAAAGCAAATGGTGAAACAAAAGGTCGCTAGTTTTGAATCATATGCATGCTTTAATGTTATAGTATTTTTGCAATTGCACACAAGGGGCGCACTACTATAAGGTCATGTGGAACCTTGGTTTCTAGTGTTTGATCGATTTCTACATAGTTTAAGAATATATGCTTAGAAGAATATTGTATGCAGCTTTGCAAGAATCAATTATTGTACTTAAATTTAGAGTcagtataatataatataatatatatttatatttatattttcatataACATATACAAAATTTAGataataatactttttttttcattttgtccTGCATTTAAATTAACATAAAtcaatctctctctctcaaaatgaCCCCAAACGTTAccctataataataatatatgcgaaaaaataaataaattaataaaaccaaCTAATatattgaaactttaataacaattatgtatttttttaagtaatcttatttaaaaactaatacaataattatataatacaaGATTAatattgaattttatatatatatatatatcaaaattataattcCTTTAGAACTTATATATCTTgatattaataattagaaaatttgaaaaatgaaaCCTAATTTAAGTAAATATATATGGATGCGAAtggtttatagaataaaatactaaaaataagacaaaaaaatacatacataaaaattagtgtttttaaattttatttgataataaattaaatataaaaaataataaattataaaaatttattttattttattttttcacacaaaaaataaaaaatatataacaataaaaaataattataaaaaattaataataaaattaaaaaataatattttatattaattttttctatttatatcttatttactaaacataatatatatatggtgattatatatataaataataaattacaaaataatccaactatggttaagataatGACCAATTAAAATGTGACACATTATGAAAGGTAACTTATATGTTATTTTAGAGTGATTAggtagaatttattatttgaaatgGGTAAtagtataatttcttaaaatatcaaaactCCACTCCTGTTAATTGAAGTACATCTCCACTCTTCCATTCTTTCTTCATTAGTATCTTCGGTCCTTCCAAGCGTTGCAGTAGTGACAAGAAGCGCCGACGTGGATTTACTCTCCTCTTATGCAATCTCTATTTCTTCAGTGCATCATCCCTTAATGAAATAATGACATTGTTGAATTTTCATCGCTCgtaatttcataattttattgCTATCTCATGTTCCCTGACTCGATTCTTTTTTCCGTCGTGGATTACTTCTTAtcaacataattaatggttagtttgattattaaattttttcatcaaaaaacatatctttatttaattacatgatggaacatatatttatatgtaaaatataatataataaaataaatctattcaaaatACTTAAAAAGTATAACTAAAATCAtaaacatacaaatataataataaaatttatactctaaacaagtaaacatgTTTTTTTATCATacgtaaattatttaaaaaataaatatattattaaaattaataacacaaatttaaaatgataaaattcaacttttttaCGATAttcttttatagtatttttattctactatTACATTTGTATGTTCCTGattttatttatacttttaagtatcctgaataaatttattttattatattatattttatatatgaatatatgttctataatataattaaataaagatatttttttaataaaaaatttaataactaaattaaccattaattatgttggTAAGAAGTGATTTACTTCAGAAGGAGAGATTGAGCGAAAGGACTGGAGATAGTGATAACGTCGTCGCTAACTATATTGAGAAAGATGACAAAATTATGGATAACGAAAATGCGTGATTAAGGGATAATGCactaaaaaaagagaaattgtGTAAGAAGGCAGTAGATGACGATGACGTCGaaactttaattatattttaattaatgagagtggaattttgatattttaagaaattatattattaccatctcaaataataaattacaaaataatttacATGTCATTTTAAATAGAATCGGATaaaatttacttatatatatatatgagaacatTAAAGATTTAGTTATAAAAgcacaaattttaataaatttgagaGACTAAGAAGGGTGAAGCAGAATAATAATGGAGATGTCATCACCCTCAATGAAGAGAGAAGAAGCTGATGATAAGAGAAGAATCCCTCTTTACAACCCATGTTATTTACTTGAAGAAGCACTCAATGCTCTTCTCAAGTGTCTTGGTTTTGAGACTactactgctgctgctgctgaaaacaagaaaaaagaggagaaaaatgTTCATCTGAAACCTCATTCAGATGCAGATCTTGGCGATGATGATGATATTTCAACCCTACGAATCTGTGAGTGTGATACCAACATGAAGGCAAGTTACCAACAAGATGAAGATCCACCTTCTTCAACTTCTCAAGATGACATTACTACTGTACGATATCTTCCATCTCACCCTAGATTTTCATTACTGGGGCATATAATTTCTAACACTGTTTTTTAATTTTCCTACAACGCCCAAATCTTTTAGTTTATCTCCAAAAATTAGAATCAACATATGATAAGTTGGCATAGTAAAtgcttattatttttcttaattagtaATTTTACATTAAAGTTTTAGTATGGAAAGTTAGTATTATTAGAGGAGAATCATGCATATTCTTTGTAAAATTTCAAATGTTCGAACAAAATTGTCTtcagaaaaaaatacaaaaattaaattaaattcccaTTTATTTTACGTATTCTTAGGAAATGAAATCTTTTTgacaatatttttataatactaaTTATTAAGaagttttatattttgtttaggaTTCAAGTTTGGCTGCAAGGCGGCGGCCTGTTGGCGATGGAAGGCCGGGACTTAGCGGTGGCTCAGGTCCCCAGCATAATTAATGTGTtacaaatttatttaattaagttagctattttaattagttttcaattttcatatagtATAGTTTTGTGATATGacctttaatttcattttctatattttccttcttcttcttctttgtttaaagACATGGTTAGTTGTACATGGGGTGTAATTAATATTGTTGACTAGTTATGCCGTGCATATGCAGTAACCCTGGCCTGTAATATTTGAGTACATTAAATACTTTAATATATGATATGGCGAGTTTGTGAAAGTAGCTCTTTATGATGTGTAATGAGAATTAGGACCCAAAAGTAATAATAATCTTATTACTAGGTTTGTGGTGGAGgttgcaataataataatgatagaaTTCATAGAAGAGTGATATGGAAAAAAAGGCTTAACGAAAGTTTGTTTAGcattatcaatttatcattctaataaaataaaactttgtAGCGTATAGGATTTTCTTACTTTTTCAGTTTTCCCTTTGCATATAgcactcttttttatattttttgagcaTTTTTAGTAGCAATTTATTTGGATTTGctcttaaattaaaatattgtgatttataAATGATAGaaatagaaattataaatttaataatgacTAATATTCTCATTTCATTACTTTATCGATTTccttattttagaaaatttactCTATTAATGTTTTCACCTTCGagaattttttcatttatttcttgGTAATTTACTATGGCTTTGATGTTGCATGTGTGATTGGGAGGCTAGTGACAACTGCGTTTGTAAAAGTTGGGGAATTGATCAAAATCAACAAACATATAAACAATTTTCCATATCcaaacaattttaatatttaagttgatctaagtaatttaaattatgttcttttttctgttttctttcctTCCCACCTTGCACTTTTTTATTTGGATGctacgttttcttcttcgatcttcatATCCTCCTCCGATCCTCCTCTTCCTATTAGAATTTTGTCTCCTCatttcttttcatcattcttctccattatcatcatcattattattatcatcatcatcgttatcaTTATTGTCTTTTTCTAATACGTACTATTGTTATCGTTGTTACCGAATTTTTGTCTTATTGATGacattgtttttatttaaaattgacttgtttttgaattcgaatttatataatagacaaatttcggttcatttgatattatacaatggtttcgttttgataatattttcagtTCATTTGAGACGCTCGTGTTtctgaattcgaatttatataatggacaattttcggttcatttggtattatacaatggtttcgttttgataatattttcggttcattcgAGACGCGGGTGTTTCTCAATTCGAATTTATATAAGAGGAATGttagggggccagcaactttgtgatttgtagccatcaaatagccatcaatgatgattttaatggtgtgagatgggtgtgagatttcatccaatgactcacttttctttgtTGGTTACATGccggccagaatttaacaaagttgctggccccttaGACTTTTCCATGGAGAATTTTCgtttcatttggtattatacaatagtttcgttttgataatattttcgattttgaaattatttaatgatgtcaccatagaaaatcagaatcaataaatatgttagcaaaatattggtgatattggtgatgacgataataatgatagaggaggaagaagaaaaagaaggagaagatcaaagaatttattcaaataaaaaaagaaacaagagaagaagaagaagggagaagagaagaTGGATGTGGTTGGTGGTATGACGGTGATGACGATGacgataataaaaaaatgaagaaaaaaggaggaggaagagaagacgAAGCCCAAATTGCTTGGTTGCATAAATCGTGTGGATGTATAGCGAGATTCCAAACATATATAGATAGCTGTTTATTTTTAGAGACTGAAATTAAGATGAAAATATTGAGTTTGgtagttaaaaattaaaactaaaattttaattttgagatacaaaattttaacttttacaatattttaaaaaaaataaaaactaaaaaacataGAAGACTCAAATTTTTAACAACTAAAACTTTTAAACTTAATAAAAGAATGAAATTAGATGATGTAAATGTGTATATATTAATTGGAATTAGTTGCAGCGTGGCATGTCTGGAGGGGGTGGCAGCATTTGTTGTCCAGGATTGTTACCATTTTTGACGATGAAAGTCATAGCCATGCCCCAACTTACATGTCGCTCTAAATGGCAGTGCATGAACCATACCCCTGATTATtcaaaaaacaaattaattaaaaatgaacATACAGAAATCAAATATAAGTAATTTAATTTCTACCTGGATTTTTGGTCTGAAATCTTATGGCTACCCAACCATTTTTAGGTACAGCCACTGTATTCTGATAAGGAGGATCAACGAGATTATAGTTGAAAGGATCTTTGTCTTTGTTATAATTTCCAAATCCCCATCCAACTACGTAGAAACTATGGCCATGCAAGTGCATTGGATGCTCAGTACCAGCCAGCAAATTAGTCCCTTGAAGAACAAGCTCCACCGTGGAGCCATACTCAAGCACCTTCACCTCTGTATCTACCGATGGAGTTCTAAGAAATGTGGACAAATTGGAAGCAGTGAAATCAAATAGTAGTGGTGGCACATCTGGAAAATTTTCACTGAACACACCACTTATGTTGTTATAATAAGCCTGCAAGATGTTAATGTTATTGTTTTGTGGTAACTGGAAGCTGACGTTGTTCATGCTTGCTGCAAACCGGTTATTTCCACGAGGGCCTTTGCATATGGTACCATTTGGACATGGCAATGAGTTAACTGAAACGGTGTAGAACAGATTGGTTGTTATGTTCAATGGCACGTCAACTGGGTGTGCTTCATCTGCCAAGCTTCTCATTTGAGTtatgatgttgacagaggaattGGTGTCATTGAAAGATGGAAGTGAAGGCATGTGAGGAGTGCTTATTGAAGATGGAATAATGTAGTTTCCCTTCTTGTATTGAAGAATAGCAGTGGTTGTTGTGTTATCAAATCTAACATTGAAAGCACTTGAATAGGCTTTGGCAGCCATGTAATATTGATCCAAAGGTTGATTAGCTTCAAGCAACACATCCATGGTTTGACCTGGTGATATTGTTATGTAATCCACTTTGAATGGCTTCACATAGCTTCCATCGCTTCCAACCACTGTCAATTGATGTTTAGCGATTGCAAAGAAGAGAAGGTCTTGCATTGCAGCATTGATCATTCTCAGAAGATAAGTCTTGCCATGTTCCACATTTAGTTTGAAGGTCTCTGCattaaacaaacaaattaaattagtaAAAGAGAGATTCATAAATAGAAAAAACTCAAAAAGCAGAGAGCAATACCATTGGCAGAACATGGATGAAGATCACCAGGTTGACCATTGATAGTGTAAGAATCAGAGATGGCAGCATCTGCTCCAGTTGAAACAAGATCATCAAAAACTTTGACAACATCTTGCTTCCACCATTCACCTAATATCATTGGAACCTCTCTATCTGGCTTTGGAAATGGATATGTATGTCCAGGCTTGGGTTTAATGACAATAGCACCGTGAACAGTAGCACGAGACCAATCACTGTGAGCATGCCACCAAAGTGTGCCTTCCTCTTCAGAAAAGATAACCTTTTGAGAGAACAAACCACCAGGTTGAATGGCACACTGAGTGATGAATTCAGGGCCATCAGACCATGGATATCTTGGTTGGTTCACTCCATGCCAGTGAATGGTGATGTTATAGTTAGCTCTGTTATACACATCAACAATTATGCTTTCTCCTTTTGTAACATACAATGTTGGCCCTGGAAATTCTCCATTTACTGTTAAGATGTTCTTTGCACTGCAAAGCTTTGTGAAGGGAGCATCTCTCACCtgcaatataatttaatttattatatgttaTGAGATGCAATAATGCTAATTATATATATGACTTAATTAAGCAAGAATCTAGGTAACtataagcatatatatatacCACAAACTTGTAATGCCTCAAAGCCTGGGTAGTGATAAGAACATTTAGGAACAAAATTCCTAAGAACTGTAGGACCGATGGTGTGATtctcatatatattatatatggagAAAAATATGATGATGTATATGAAATTGGAAATGCTAGCTTGTATGTTTGATATGAATTGATGATAGGGACATTGGTTATGCATGGTATTATATAGTATTTTCATGGCTTATAATTACGCGTAAGAATATGCTTTGACATACAGCATTTGACGGCTTAATTGCTTGCGCGCGCATGCAAGAAATGTCGTGATATTAAAAGTATGTAGATAGATAAGGAATGTATATCGtcttcatatatataataatatcaactacatacatacatacatatatccttaTAATTATCATGCATGGATGTACTTTGATCAACGTAATTAATAATTCCAACTTTGAACGAAAGAAAGAAGGTTAATACCTAATAATTATTTCGTGTAGTTGCTTTCGTCGTCATAGATTCCTATGCTATTTTTAGTGACCATAGAGGAACTGTCaatacaattttatttattttttccttaGGTCGTTGACCAAATTTAGGTAGATTTGACTCCGATTAGTCTTTGTAAATCAAGACATATATAAAGTTATTATTTAACATTTGAAACAGGCTAATTCTTTTTGTTATGGaaataaaagtggtgatatatcttaacattgtaattttttatattttttaaaattgtgaaaagTACACAAATTTTTTGGTCCGATTTctgtacttaaaattttttaatttttttaacacaaatcagacggtccgatttgtaTACCTCttagaaatcggacggtccgatttttgTATCTCTACAAATTGggcggtccgatttgtgtacctttAGAAATTAAACGGTCTGATTTTTTATATCTCTAATAAATTGGACGATCTGATTTCTGCTTCTCTATTTAAACGATTCCACATTTGAGTATAACATCCTAACAATCCACATCTAAAAAAAATACCACCACCaccccaatattaaaaataaaaagttctttGAAACATTTCCAATTTACCATCTTGTAAATTGAAATACATGTGCAAGATAAATACTTCAAAATATACAGTATAAAATTGGTTTACGATGTAGACGAGAAACTGTAACAAGAAAACATTCCTTTGATCTTGTGACCACGTGGCACATCATCACTACTAAATAACGAAATAATCATTCGACCTTGAGAAGGTATACGGTGTTGATGAAGCCAACTCCAAATTAATAATTAACGTCTAT
This window harbors:
- the LOC112779058 gene encoding laccase-15-like, producing MRITPSVLQFLGILFLNVLITTQALRHYKFVVRDAPFTKLCSAKNILTVNGEFPGPTLYVTKGESIIVDVYNRANYNITIHWHGVNQPRYPWSDGPEFITQCAIQPGGLFSQKVIFSEEEGTLWWHAHSDWSRATVHGAIVIKPKPGHTYPFPKPDREVPMILGEWWKQDVVKVFDDLVSTGADAAISDSYTINGQPGDLHPCSANETFKLNVEHGKTYLLRMINAAMQDLLFFAIAKHQLTVVGSDGSYVKPFKVDYITISPGQTMDVLLEANQPLDQYYMAAKAYSSAFNVRFDNTTTTAILQYKKGNYIIPSSISTPHMPSLPSFNDTNSSVNIITQMRSLADEAHPVDVPLNITTNLFYTVSVNSLPCPNGTICKGPRGNNRFAASMNNVSFQLPQNNNINILQAYYNNISGVFSENFPDVPPLLFDFTASNLSTFLRTPSVDTEVKVLEYGSTVELVLQGTNLLAGTEHPMHLHGHSFYVVGWGFGNYNKDKDPFNYNLVDPPYQNTVAVPKNGWVAIRFQTKNPGVWFMHCHLERHVSWGMAMTFIVKNGNNPGQQMLPPPPDMPRCN
- the LOC112779939 gene encoding uncharacterized protein codes for the protein MEMSSPSMKREEADDKRRIPLYNPCYLLEEALNALLKCLGFETTTAAAAENKKKEEKNVHLKPHSDADLGDDDDISTLRICECDTNMKASYQQDEDPPSSTSQDDITTDSSLAARRRPVGDGRPGLSGGSGPQHN